From a region of the Lentilactobacillus curieae genome:
- the glyQ gene encoding glycine--tRNA ligase subunit alpha has translation MTEKLSVQQIILRLQQYWSAQGCMLMQAYDTEKGAGTMSPYTFLRAVGPEPWNAAYIEPSRRPADGRYGENPNRLYQHHQFQVIMKPSPENIQELYLDSLRELGIDPLEHDIRFVEDNWENPSMGCAGVGWEVWLDGMEITQFTYFQIVGGLEMDPVASEITYGLERLSSYIQDVNSVFDLEWSDNVKYGDIFKEPEFEHSKYSFEESNQEMLMNFFNSYEKEAHRLLDMNLVHPAYDYILKCSHTFNLLDARGAVSVTERAGFLSRIRNMARMVAKEFVEERKKLGFPLIKDEQKRQELLKDEEEK, from the coding sequence ATGACTGAAAAATTGTCCGTGCAACAAATAATATTACGATTGCAGCAATACTGGTCTGCACAGGGCTGCATGTTGATGCAAGCTTATGATACAGAAAAGGGTGCTGGAACTATGAGCCCATACACTTTTTTAAGGGCTGTTGGTCCAGAACCATGGAATGCAGCGTACATTGAACCATCAAGACGGCCAGCTGATGGTCGTTATGGTGAAAACCCTAACCGTTTGTACCAACATCACCAATTTCAAGTGATTATGAAGCCATCCCCAGAAAACATTCAGGAATTATATCTGGATAGTCTTCGCGAATTAGGAATCGATCCCCTTGAACATGATATCCGTTTCGTAGAGGATAACTGGGAGAATCCCTCAATGGGATGTGCCGGAGTTGGTTGGGAAGTTTGGCTTGATGGGATGGAAATTACCCAGTTTACGTACTTCCAAATCGTTGGTGGGTTAGAAATGGATCCTGTCGCTTCAGAAATCACCTATGGACTAGAACGTCTCTCTTCGTACATTCAAGATGTTAACTCAGTATTTGATCTTGAATGGTCTGATAACGTTAAGTATGGGGACATTTTCAAAGAGCCAGAATTTGAACATTCAAAGTATAGTTTTGAGGAAAGCAACCAAGAAATGTTGATGAACTTCTTTAACTCTTACGAAAAAGAAGCTCATAGACTTCTTGATATGAACTTGGTTCACCCTGCGTATGATTACATTCTAAAATGTAGCCACACGTTTAACCTGTTAGATGCGCGTGGAGCAGTTTCAGTTACAGAACGGGCCGGATTCCTCTCAAGAATTCGGAACATGGCTCGGATGGTTGCCAAGGAATTCGTTGAAGAACGGAAGAAACTTGGTTTCCCATTGATTAAAGATGAACAAAAACGCCAAGAATTATTGAAAGATGAGGAGGAAAAATAA
- the dnaG gene encoding DNA primase: MIPEEVIEQVRSQVNIVDVVSQYVQLTQSGKNLFGLCPFHEERTPSFSVSEDKQIFHCFSCGRGGNVFKFLMELENLTFPEAVRKVAELQNIPLDEKYTSGGSQQAQQTNSLASQLIQVHEQAVTLYHHVLMNTKLGQPALEYLKKRGLTDETIEKYQLGFAPGQRLLKPFFEEKKTDFKLLRKSGLFSENDSGDIYDRFVDRVMFPIRNENGKTVAFSGRLLVKDPESPKYLNSPETEIFNKRKVLFNLDSARLSIRKNDPAILLEGFMDVISADQAGIHSGIASMGTSLTDQQVYDISRITSQVVISYDGDTPGQKAIKRAIDSFANNSKVAVKIVTVPDGLDPDEFVRQRGADQFMELVKHASSPIDFELQFMKKQYNLESEVDVSNYISEALSVIAKEPSPITRDLYVNKVATEFGVGKELLTSRLVPLIQSNQRQSQVAVADQPPVPPAVIRQSAQSERHWNVVQFAEARLLNRMLHNHDIWLMVQGIENFAFVDEDFQMLYLLAEGYFTKFDEYNVATLSSFITENSLQTLLMDIDSLDLAVESTESEINDYVNVIMNRAPVVDQLKQKRQSLQEAVAIGDVQKQRQLTIEIVQLEQKKQAGKHI, translated from the coding sequence ATGATCCCTGAGGAAGTGATTGAGCAGGTCCGTTCACAAGTTAACATTGTGGATGTGGTCTCTCAATACGTGCAACTAACTCAATCTGGGAAAAACCTGTTCGGCCTGTGTCCTTTTCATGAGGAAAGGACCCCATCTTTTTCCGTATCTGAAGATAAGCAAATATTTCACTGCTTTAGTTGTGGCCGAGGCGGTAACGTCTTTAAGTTTTTAATGGAACTTGAAAATTTAACCTTCCCGGAGGCGGTTCGTAAAGTAGCTGAGCTTCAAAATATTCCCTTGGATGAAAAGTATACTTCTGGGGGATCTCAGCAAGCACAGCAAACTAATTCGCTCGCATCACAACTAATTCAGGTTCATGAGCAAGCAGTCACCTTGTATCACCACGTTTTAATGAATACAAAACTGGGCCAGCCAGCCTTAGAATATTTAAAAAAACGCGGTTTGACGGATGAAACGATTGAAAAATATCAACTTGGTTTTGCCCCTGGGCAAAGATTATTAAAGCCATTTTTCGAAGAGAAGAAAACCGATTTTAAATTACTGAGAAAATCTGGGTTGTTTTCAGAAAATGATTCTGGGGACATTTATGACAGATTTGTAGATCGAGTGATGTTTCCAATTCGAAATGAGAATGGTAAAACGGTCGCCTTTTCTGGGCGGCTGTTAGTAAAAGATCCCGAATCACCTAAATATTTAAATAGTCCAGAAACTGAGATATTCAATAAACGTAAAGTCTTGTTTAACCTTGACTCAGCGAGGTTAAGCATCAGAAAAAACGATCCAGCAATTTTGTTGGAAGGTTTCATGGATGTTATTTCTGCAGACCAGGCTGGTATCCATTCTGGAATTGCTTCGATGGGAACTAGCTTAACTGACCAGCAAGTTTACGATATTTCTAGGATTACTAGTCAGGTGGTAATTTCATACGATGGTGATACTCCGGGACAAAAGGCAATTAAACGCGCCATTGATAGCTTTGCAAACAATTCAAAGGTTGCCGTAAAAATTGTTACCGTTCCTGACGGGTTAGATCCTGACGAATTTGTTCGTCAACGGGGTGCTGATCAATTTATGGAATTGGTAAAACACGCCAGCTCGCCGATTGACTTCGAACTTCAATTTATGAAAAAGCAATACAATTTGGAGTCCGAAGTTGATGTTAGCAATTACATTTCTGAGGCCCTGTCAGTGATTGCTAAGGAGCCATCGCCAATCACCCGTGATTTGTATGTGAATAAGGTGGCAACTGAGTTTGGGGTTGGCAAGGAATTGTTGACCAGCCGGTTAGTACCATTAATTCAGAGTAATCAGCGTCAGTCTCAAGTGGCTGTCGCTGATCAACCGCCGGTGCCGCCAGCTGTAATTCGCCAGTCGGCTCAGTCGGAACGTCACTGGAACGTTGTCCAATTTGCAGAGGCACGGTTGCTTAACCGAATGCTCCACAATCATGATATTTGGCTGATGGTACAAGGAATTGAAAACTTCGCATTTGTTGACGAGGACTTTCAAATGCTGTATCTTTTGGCCGAAGGTTACTTTACCAAGTTTGACGAGTATAATGTAGCTACGTTAAGTAGTTTTATAACAGAAAATTCTCTACAAACTTTGCTAATGGACATTGATTCGCTCGATTTGGCAGTTGAGTCAACCGAAAGTGAAATCAACGACTATGTAAACGTGATTATGAATAGAGCACCGGTCGTTGATCAACTGAAACAAAAGCGCCAGTCACTTCAGGAGGCGGTAGCAATCGGTGATGTACAAAAGCAGCGTCAATTAACAATTGAAATTGTTCAATTAGAACAAAAAAAACAAGCGGGAAAACACATCTAA
- the era gene encoding GTPase Era → MDNPNFKSGFVAIVGRPNVGKSTFLNRVVGQKVAIMSDKAQTTRNKIQGVYTTDDAQIVFIDTPGVHKPKDQLGNFMVDSALSTLKEVDAILFMVNATERRGAGDNFIIDQLKKVDQPIYLIINKIDQVTPDDLLSVIEQYKDALPFKEVFPISALEGNNVPQMVESLVGELPNGPQYYPEDQITDHPERFVISELIREKVFQLTRQEIPTSTAVFVERIKNENDILNVQATIIVERDGQKAIVIGKGGSMLKKIGTLARKDIENLTGNKIYLELWVKVQPKWRDKQSLLQSYGYRKDNY, encoded by the coding sequence ATGGATAATCCAAATTTTAAATCAGGGTTTGTGGCAATTGTCGGCCGCCCAAACGTTGGTAAATCAACATTTTTAAACAGAGTTGTTGGGCAAAAGGTTGCAATTATGAGTGACAAGGCTCAAACCACACGTAATAAGATTCAGGGAGTGTACACAACAGATGACGCACAAATTGTGTTCATTGATACACCTGGAGTTCACAAACCTAAGGATCAATTAGGAAACTTTATGGTTGATTCAGCATTATCAACTCTAAAAGAAGTGGATGCCATTTTGTTTATGGTCAACGCAACTGAACGCCGCGGTGCTGGCGATAACTTCATCATTGACCAATTAAAAAAGGTTGATCAACCAATCTATTTGATAATTAATAAAATTGATCAGGTTACTCCGGATGATTTGCTATCGGTTATTGAGCAGTATAAGGATGCACTGCCTTTCAAGGAAGTCTTCCCAATCTCTGCTCTTGAAGGTAACAACGTTCCACAAATGGTTGAATCTCTGGTTGGTGAATTACCTAACGGGCCACAATATTACCCTGAAGATCAAATTACTGATCACCCAGAACGTTTTGTGATTTCGGAACTCATTCGTGAAAAGGTGTTCCAGCTTACTCGTCAGGAAATCCCAACCTCGACGGCTGTTTTTGTTGAACGAATTAAGAATGAAAATGATATTCTTAACGTTCAAGCAACAATCATCGTGGAACGTGATGGCCAAAAAGCAATTGTTATTGGTAAGGGAGGTTCAATGCTGAAAAAGATTGGGACCCTTGCTAGAAAAGATATTGAAAACTTAACTGGAAATAAAATTTACCTTGAATTGTGGGTCAAAGTTCAACCCAAATGGCGTGACAAGCAATCATTGTTGCAATCTTATGGTTACCGCAAGGATAACTATTAA
- the glyS gene encoding glycine--tRNA ligase subunit beta: MAKNFLLEVGLEEMPAHVVTPSINQLKKRTADYLKDQRIDFSDIQTFSTPRRLALKITGLSDKQPDIDETVKGPAKKIAQDADGNWTKAAIGFTKGQGATVDDITFKELKGVEYVYVDKHIAGKTVEEILTGLKDVIMAMNFPTMMKWGEYSFEFVRPIKWIVALLDNKVIPITILDVTSDRLTSGHRFLGKQVELANCDEYEEKLTEQFVIADANKRKDLIRKQIAQIADKNNWVINIDEDLLEEVNNLVEWPTAFFGNFDEKYLKIPDEVLITSMKDHQRFFYVTDQSGKLLPHFVSVRNGNDKAIENVSAGNEKVLTARLEDAMFFYEEDQKQTIDQYVDRLKTVSFHDKISTMYEKMQRVGVIASYLGKKFDLNSEQLDHLNRASEIYKFDLVTGMVGEFAELQGIMGEKYALLNGEDKEVAAAIREHYMPISASSALPASEVGSVLAIADKLDSILTFFAAGMIPSGSNDPYALRRQASGVVRIVADKQWSFDLEAALTDVIKLMSDSKVAPELPMQDQISAISDFFKDRIRQYLNDLGTKYDISAAVTSGSATNILFNIESGKVLTSHSNDDNFKESVESLTRVLRISQKGSFEDSELVVDSSLFENDSESELFDAVNKASDGFYNVSADEAFVRLTSLKDSINKYFDATMIMAKDEQLKNNRLKQLTILSDLIMHVGNFDELVVKG; the protein is encoded by the coding sequence ATGGCTAAGAATTTCTTATTAGAAGTTGGCTTAGAAGAAATGCCTGCTCACGTTGTTACCCCAAGTATTAATCAATTAAAGAAACGGACAGCAGATTACTTGAAGGATCAGCGAATCGATTTTTCTGACATTCAAACTTTCAGCACTCCAAGAAGATTGGCATTAAAAATTACTGGTTTAAGTGATAAGCAACCTGACATTGATGAAACAGTTAAGGGACCTGCTAAAAAAATCGCTCAAGATGCTGACGGCAACTGGACAAAAGCTGCAATTGGATTTACTAAGGGTCAAGGAGCAACTGTTGACGACATCACCTTCAAGGAACTTAAGGGTGTTGAATATGTGTATGTTGATAAGCACATCGCGGGTAAGACAGTGGAAGAAATTTTAACTGGGTTAAAAGACGTCATTATGGCAATGAATTTTCCAACCATGATGAAGTGGGGCGAGTATTCTTTTGAATTTGTGCGCCCAATTAAATGGATTGTCGCCTTACTTGATAACAAAGTAATTCCAATCACAATTCTCGATGTTACGTCAGATCGATTGACTTCAGGTCATCGTTTCTTAGGTAAACAAGTTGAATTGGCAAATTGTGATGAATACGAAGAAAAATTAACTGAGCAATTTGTGATTGCTGATGCTAACAAACGAAAAGATCTAATTAGAAAACAGATCGCTCAGATTGCTGATAAAAACAATTGGGTGATCAATATTGATGAAGACCTTTTGGAAGAGGTTAATAACCTTGTTGAATGGCCAACGGCATTTTTCGGTAATTTCGATGAAAAATACCTTAAAATTCCTGATGAAGTATTGATTACATCGATGAAAGATCATCAAAGATTCTTTTACGTAACCGACCAATCAGGCAAACTATTACCACATTTTGTGTCAGTTCGTAATGGTAATGACAAGGCAATCGAAAACGTGTCTGCCGGAAACGAAAAAGTTTTAACTGCGCGTCTTGAAGACGCTATGTTCTTCTACGAAGAAGATCAGAAGCAGACGATTGACCAATACGTTGACCGTTTGAAGACAGTTAGTTTCCACGATAAAATTTCAACTATGTATGAGAAGATGCAACGGGTTGGGGTAATTGCTAGCTATCTTGGTAAGAAATTTGATTTAAATTCAGAACAACTTGATCACCTAAACCGAGCTAGTGAAATTTATAAATTTGATTTGGTAACTGGTATGGTTGGTGAATTTGCTGAACTTCAAGGAATTATGGGTGAAAAGTACGCCTTACTAAATGGTGAAGATAAAGAAGTAGCGGCCGCAATCCGTGAACACTACATGCCAATTTCTGCAAGCTCAGCATTGCCAGCAAGTGAGGTTGGTTCTGTCTTGGCAATTGCTGACAAGTTGGACTCAATCTTGACGTTCTTTGCAGCGGGGATGATTCCTAGTGGATCAAATGATCCATATGCCTTGAGACGACAAGCCTCAGGTGTTGTTAGAATTGTAGCTGACAAGCAATGGAGCTTTGACTTGGAAGCGGCGTTAACTGATGTTATTAAGTTGATGTCCGATTCTAAGGTTGCACCGGAACTTCCTATGCAAGATCAAATTTCAGCAATTTCTGACTTCTTTAAAGACAGAATTCGCCAATACCTTAATGATTTGGGTACTAAGTATGATATTAGTGCCGCAGTCACTAGCGGTTCAGCTACTAATATCTTGTTTAACATTGAAAGTGGTAAAGTTCTAACTAGTCACTCAAATGATGATAACTTTAAGGAAAGTGTCGAGTCGTTGACCCGAGTATTGAGAATCTCTCAAAAGGGTAGCTTTGAAGATTCTGAGCTAGTAGTTGATAGTTCACTGTTTGAAAATGATTCTGAATCAGAACTGTTCGATGCAGTAAACAAAGCTAGTGATGGTTTTTATAATGTAAGTGCCGATGAAGCATTTGTCCGGTTAACTTCACTTAAAGATTCAATTAATAAATACTTCGACGCCACTATGATCATGGCTAAGGATGAACAATTAAAGAATAACCGTTTGAAACAATTGACGATTTTATCAGATCTGATTATGCACGTTGGTAATTTTGATGAATTGGTTGTTAAAGGCTAG
- the recO gene encoding DNA repair protein RecO: MAKTGATDFTGILMYQKPYREHDLLIKFLTKQFGKKMFLVRGAKRPTYKNRAAVLPFTYGTFNGVIKGDGLSYLNGGNTIAHYQEISDDIEINAYATYVMSLIDFAFQDGVKIPEWFDKLSIGLALMNDGFDAGIITNIFEIQLLEAFGVAPNWVDCSICHRNDLPFDYSESFGGLLCSNHWDRDPYRMHLDQRTIYYLRLFSAIDLRKLNKVDVNAETKQRLRKVIDQIYSRSVGYVPKSKRFLDQLGDFKM; the protein is encoded by the coding sequence GTGGCAAAAACTGGCGCTACAGATTTTACCGGCATATTGATGTACCAAAAGCCATACCGAGAACATGACCTGTTGATAAAATTTTTGACCAAGCAGTTTGGCAAAAAGATGTTTTTGGTTAGGGGGGCAAAACGACCGACGTATAAAAACCGAGCGGCAGTTTTGCCCTTTACATACGGCACATTTAATGGGGTTATCAAAGGCGATGGACTCTCATATTTAAATGGCGGGAATACTATTGCCCATTATCAGGAAATTAGTGATGACATTGAAATTAACGCTTATGCTACTTACGTAATGTCTTTAATTGATTTTGCATTTCAAGATGGCGTGAAGATTCCTGAGTGGTTTGACAAGCTTTCAATTGGTTTAGCACTGATGAATGATGGCTTTGATGCTGGCATTATCACTAATATATTTGAAATTCAGCTTCTTGAGGCATTTGGGGTGGCGCCTAATTGGGTGGATTGCTCAATTTGTCACCGAAATGATTTGCCTTTTGATTATTCTGAGTCATTTGGTGGGCTACTCTGCTCAAATCATTGGGACCGTGACCCATACCGAATGCACCTCGATCAAAGAACGATTTATTATTTACGACTGTTTTCTGCAATCGATTTGCGAAAGTTGAATAAGGTTGATGTCAACGCTGAAACAAAGCAACGCCTAAGAAAGGTAATTGACCAAATTTATTCGCGAAGCGTTGGTTACGTTCCAAAAAGCAAACGTTTTTTAGACCAATTAGGTGACTTTAAGATGTAG
- the rpoD gene encoding RNA polymerase sigma factor RpoD yields the protein MAKKNETKKDAKVEKTLVYQSELNEIVKKNKPIGHITYDELSEKIIEQYALDEKGIEGLLESVEDNGISVVDENGDPDPRAIDAAKKVTKKELSDVSAPTGVKINDPVRMYLKEIGRVSLLSADEEISLAKRIEDGDEEAKQELAEANLRLVVSIAKRYVGRGMQFLDLIQEGNMGLMKAVEKFDYRKGFKFSTYATWWIRQAITRAIADQARTIRIPVHMVETINKLIRIQRQLLQDLGREPLPEEIGAEMDMPTEKVREILKIAQEPVSLETPIGEEDDSHLGDFIEDQDATSPADHAAYELLKEQLEGVLDTLTDREENVLRLRFGLDDGRTRTLEEVGKVFGVTRERIRQIEAKALRKLRHPSRSKQLKDFLE from the coding sequence ATGGCAAAAAAGAACGAAACTAAAAAAGATGCAAAAGTAGAAAAGACATTAGTTTATCAATCTGAATTAAACGAGATTGTTAAGAAAAACAAGCCAATCGGTCACATCACTTATGATGAGTTGAGTGAAAAGATCATTGAACAGTACGCTCTTGATGAAAAAGGTATCGAAGGGTTACTAGAATCAGTTGAAGATAACGGAATTAGTGTTGTCGATGAAAACGGTGATCCAGATCCTCGGGCAATTGATGCCGCTAAGAAAGTTACTAAAAAGGAACTTTCTGATGTATCTGCTCCTACTGGAGTTAAAATCAATGACCCAGTTAGAATGTACCTTAAAGAAATTGGTCGAGTATCGTTGCTTAGTGCGGACGAGGAAATTAGTTTAGCTAAGCGAATTGAAGACGGCGATGAAGAAGCTAAGCAAGAACTTGCTGAAGCCAACCTTCGTTTGGTGGTTTCAATTGCTAAACGGTATGTTGGTCGGGGAATGCAATTTCTTGATTTAATTCAAGAAGGTAACATGGGACTAATGAAGGCTGTTGAAAAGTTTGATTACCGAAAGGGATTTAAATTTTCAACTTACGCCACTTGGTGGATCCGTCAGGCCATTACTCGTGCCATTGCTGACCAAGCTAGAACTATCCGGATTCCAGTTCACATGGTTGAAACTATTAACAAATTGATTAGAATCCAGCGTCAGTTACTTCAAGACCTTGGCCGTGAGCCGTTACCTGAAGAAATCGGTGCCGAAATGGATATGCCAACTGAAAAGGTTAGAGAAATCTTGAAGATTGCTCAAGAGCCCGTTTCATTGGAAACCCCAATTGGTGAAGAGGACGACTCTCATTTAGGCGACTTCATTGAGGATCAAGACGCTACATCACCTGCTGATCATGCTGCTTATGAGTTATTAAAGGAGCAGCTTGAAGGTGTCCTAGACACTTTAACTGACCGTGAGGAAAACGTTCTTCGTTTACGTTTTGGGCTTGATGACGGAAGAACCAGAACTCTTGAGGAAGTTGGTAAGGTATTTGGGGTTACGCGTGAGCGAATTCGACAAATTGAAGCTAAGGCTTTGAGAAAGTTGCGCCACCCATCACGTAGTAAACAACTTAAAGACTTTTTAGAATAA
- a CDS encoding tRNA (adenine(22)-N(1))-methyltransferase, whose amino-acid sequence MNSTHLSVRLATVGQHVESGSRLADIGSDHAYLPINLALNGVIDYAVVGEVRQGPLENSKHEIAKEGLTDKLHPRLADGLAAIEPDDNVDHITIAGMGGALISHILETGKDKLTGKEKLILQPNVGEENVRRWLQSYGYTITAEEILAEDGHTYEIIVGQKLADQPEYSRADLFFGPHLRQEKNTVFLQKWRDELSQKKVILKNIQQSQKSEPEKIEQFTTEIKMIEEMLEGEG is encoded by the coding sequence ATGAATAGTACACACTTATCTGTCCGACTAGCTACAGTTGGCCAGCACGTTGAATCAGGTAGTAGATTAGCCGATATTGGCTCTGATCATGCATACCTGCCAATCAATCTTGCACTTAATGGGGTAATTGATTACGCAGTTGTGGGCGAAGTTCGTCAGGGACCGCTTGAAAATTCAAAGCACGAAATTGCTAAGGAGGGGTTAACTGATAAATTGCATCCCCGCTTAGCTGATGGATTAGCTGCAATTGAACCAGACGATAACGTCGATCACATTACAATCGCTGGTATGGGCGGTGCCCTGATCAGCCATATTTTAGAAACAGGTAAGGATAAACTTACTGGGAAAGAAAAATTGATTCTTCAACCTAACGTTGGTGAAGAAAATGTTAGACGCTGGTTACAGTCATATGGGTATACCATTACTGCTGAAGAAATTTTGGCAGAAGATGGTCATACTTACGAAATCATCGTTGGGCAAAAGTTGGCCGATCAGCCAGAGTATTCACGAGCCGATTTATTTTTCGGTCCGCATCTTAGACAAGAAAAAAACACCGTTTTCTTGCAAAAATGGCGTGATGAATTATCACAAAAAAAGGTTATTTTGAAAAATATTCAGCAATCGCAGAAATCTGAGCCAGAGAAGATTGAGCAATTTACTACTGAAATTAAAATGATAGAGGAGATGCTTGAAGGTGAAGGTTAG
- a CDS encoding diacylglycerol kinase family protein, with protein MGLKDKRQVEKNKSFFQSVRHAIAGICRLILEERNFRFDLIISAVVLILGFIFKINLNDWLWLFAAFFAVIGSEVLNTIVENVVDLIVGPHYNDLAKRAKDIGAGGVLLSALFATIIGCLIFIPRIVSLIK; from the coding sequence ATGGGCTTAAAAGATAAGCGTCAAGTCGAAAAAAACAAATCGTTTTTTCAATCCGTAAGACACGCAATTGCTGGGATTTGTCGGTTAATCCTGGAAGAGCGAAATTTTCGGTTTGATTTGATTATTTCTGCAGTTGTTTTGATTTTAGGATTTATCTTCAAAATCAATCTTAATGACTGGTTATGGTTGTTTGCGGCATTTTTTGCGGTGATTGGCTCTGAAGTATTAAACACCATAGTAGAAAATGTTGTGGACTTAATCGTTGGTCCACATTACAATGACTTGGCAAAACGTGCTAAGGACATTGGTGCGGGTGGCGTACTGCTGTCAGCGTTGTTTGCAACCATTATTGGCTGCCTAATTTTTATTCCTAGAATTGTTTCTTTAATCAAATAG
- the ybeY gene encoding rRNA maturation RNase YbeY — MDLEIYDKTAEKVTEDQLKLIRNVLNFAGEYIHLPDNAEMSVTLVNNDEIQRINREYRDVDRPTDVISFAIEDEGEDDLPIILDDTLKEEIPQNIGDIFVSVDKVAEQADYLEHSFDRELGFLVVHGFLHLNGYDHMKKEDADVMFPLQKEILNAYGLKR, encoded by the coding sequence ATGGATTTAGAAATTTATGACAAGACAGCAGAAAAAGTAACTGAAGACCAACTTAAATTAATCAGAAACGTATTAAATTTTGCTGGTGAATATATTCATCTACCTGATAATGCAGAAATGTCAGTTACTTTAGTTAATAACGATGAAATACAACGAATCAACCGTGAGTACCGCGATGTTGATCGCCCAACCGACGTAATTAGTTTTGCAATTGAAGATGAAGGTGAAGATGATTTGCCAATTATTTTGGATGACACTCTGAAAGAGGAGATTCCGCAAAATATTGGTGATATCTTTGTTTCCGTTGATAAAGTTGCTGAACAAGCTGATTACTTAGAACATTCATTTGACCGTGAACTTGGCTTTTTAGTCGTTCATGGATTTCTTCACCTCAATGGCTATGACCACATGAAGAAGGAAGATGCGGATGTGATGTTCCCACTCCAAAAGGAAATACTAAATGCTTATGGGCTTAAAAGATAA
- a CDS encoding Nif3-like dinuclear metal center hexameric protein, with protein sequence MKVRQLIERFEQFAPKHLAMDNDPVGLQLGSLDAKVHKVMTTLDVRPEVVEEAIVNGVDLIFAHHPMMFHPAKNLDLSIPQNQMYATLLQNHITVYSAHTNLDFADGGMNDWLAEQLGLTDLSGMVPGYADPVYRLTVQVPKVYSAAVRMSLVDAGAEVNSSEYTSYTYEIDGTVYYVPKSFSNPEIGNVGEPTEREDARLEFELFKSKLEPVMHALHDVHPLDKPLYNIIKVQDKQHQYTMGRIGDLESEMSLDEFVQLVKDKFQVQGLRVIANDLSKPVKKVAVLGGDGGKFYPLAQKLGADVYVTGDVYYHTGHDMLAADMPVIDPGHHIESVCKAKLADLFNQWKAADDWDIEIIESKINTDPFTFK encoded by the coding sequence GTGAAGGTTAGACAATTAATTGAACGTTTCGAACAATTCGCTCCTAAGCATTTGGCCATGGACAATGATCCAGTTGGCCTGCAACTTGGCTCACTTGATGCCAAGGTTCACAAAGTGATGACAACGTTAGACGTTCGCCCAGAAGTAGTTGAAGAAGCCATTGTTAACGGTGTTGACTTGATCTTTGCTCATCATCCAATGATGTTTCACCCTGCTAAAAATCTGGACTTATCGATCCCACAAAATCAGATGTATGCCACCTTATTACAAAATCACATTACCGTTTATTCTGCGCACACCAATCTGGATTTTGCGGATGGTGGAATGAATGACTGGCTAGCAGAACAATTAGGGTTAACTGATCTATCTGGGATGGTTCCTGGATATGCAGATCCGGTTTACCGACTAACGGTGCAGGTACCTAAGGTTTATTCGGCAGCTGTCCGGATGTCCTTAGTTGATGCTGGTGCTGAAGTCAATAGTAGTGAATATACTAGCTATACTTATGAAATTGACGGGACGGTTTACTATGTCCCTAAATCATTCTCAAATCCAGAAATTGGCAACGTTGGGGAACCAACAGAACGAGAAGACGCCCGATTAGAATTTGAACTATTTAAGAGCAAATTGGAGCCGGTTATGCACGCACTTCATGATGTGCATCCACTTGATAAGCCACTCTATAACATTATTAAGGTGCAAGATAAGCAGCATCAATACACTATGGGGCGGATTGGTGATTTGGAAAGTGAAATGAGTTTGGATGAATTTGTTCAACTTGTGAAGGATAAATTCCAGGTCCAAGGTCTAAGAGTGATTGCGAATGATTTAAGTAAACCGGTGAAAAAAGTTGCCGTTCTTGGAGGAGATGGTGGTAAATTTTACCCACTTGCCCAAAAACTGGGGGCTGACGTTTATGTGACTGGGGATGTTTATTACCACACTGGACATGATATGCTAGCAGCCGATATGCCAGTTATTGATCCCGGCCACCACATCGAAAGTGTTTGCAAAGCAAAGCTTGCTGACCTGTTTAACCAATGGAAAGCGGCTGATGACTGGGACATTGAAATCATTGAATCAAAAATTAATACAGATCCATTTACATTTAAATAA